From Microbacterium sp. LWH7-1.2:
ATGTGATCGGCGGAGTCGACCTGGTCGGCGTCGGCGCCCTGGCCGCCAACGAGCTGGTCGACGCCGAGGCCGCGCAGCAGGTCGTCGATGCGCTCGGCGCGGACACCTTCGAAGAGCGCTCGCTCGAGCGCGCATCGATCGACGGAGCGGTCTCCGCGGTACCCAGCGACTCGTGGACGTCCGTGCTGATCTACCGTCAGGACCTGTTCGACGCCGCCGGCCTGGACGCGCCGACCACGTACGACGACGTCCTGGCGGCCGCTGAGGCACTGGACGGTCAGGACGGCCGGGCCGGGTTCGTCGGTTTCACCGACAACCATGAAGCGCTCGAGCACTTCGCTCTCGCCAACGACTGCCAGGTCGTCGACGATGACGCGGAGGTCACGCTGGACAGCGAGCAGTGCGTCGACTCTTTCGCGTTGTACAACGAGCTGATCACCGAATACTCGGTCGACGGTGAGCAGGACCCGAACAGTGTGCGGGCGACCTACCTCGCCGGCGGCGCGGCGATGGCGGTGTTCTCATCGTTCATCCTGGACGAGCTGGCAGGGCTGCGCGCGGACCTCACCCCCAGCTGCCCGGAGTGCGCTGCCGATCCGGCATTCCTCGCGAAGAACACCGGCGTGGTCACCACGATCACGGGCCCGGATGGAACCGAGGGGCAATACGGCAAGCAGACCAACTGGGCGATTCCGGTGGATGCGTCGCCGGCCGCGGTCGATTTCGTCGAGTACATGATGAGCGACGGGTACGAAGCGTGGCTGGCGATGGCACCGGAGGGCAAGGTCCCCAATCGCCTCGGTACCGCGGACGAGCCCAGGGAGTATGTCGACGCGTGGCGGGCAATGGCGTCGGGTGTGGAGACGAAGGCGCCGCTCAGCGACTTCTACCCTGCGGAGGTCATCGACGCGATCGCGTCGTCGCCGACCCAGATCAGCGAGTGGGGCATCGAACAGGGGCAGGCGCCGCTGATGGGGGCGATCCTCGGCGAACAGCCGATCGTGCAGGCCATGTCGGACATGTTCGCGGGCAGCCTCACCCCGGAGCAGGCCGCGACCCAGGCCGCGGATGCCATCCGGTCGATTCAGGACTCGCTGCGATGACCACTTCGACTCCCACGGTGGGTCGCGCTCCGGCGCGGCCCACCCGGCCCCGACGCGGGCCGCTGGCCCGCGCCGAGGCCCGCGCCGGGTCCCGGCTGGTGCTGCCCAGTGTGGTGATCGTGTTCGCGCTCGTGGTGGTGCCGATCCTGTGGACGGTGATGCTGGCATTCCAGGACCTGCGCCTGATCGACCTGCGCCGCGCCGGGCTGTTCGGCGACTACACGCTCGACAACTTCGTCACCGTGTTCACCTCACCCGGCTTCTGGCAGGCACTGGGGACGACCCTCGTGTACGCCGTAGTGGGAACGACCGGAGCGATCTTCTTCGGGCTGATCACCGCGATGGCACTGCGCAAACCGTTCCGTGGGCGCACGTTCGTCCGCGCCGCGGTTCTACTGCCATTCGTCGCGCCGATCGTCGCGGTGACGTTCGTGTGGAAGACCATGCTGAACCCGCAGTACGGCGTCGTGAACGTGTGGGGAGCCGCCCTCGGCTGGGAGGACCCCATCGGCTTCCTCACCCAGCGCAGCCTCACCACCTCGTTCTTCGGCATCCCGGTCGATCTTCCCATCGCGCTGATCACCGTCATCGTCTTCGAGATGTGGCGCACCTTCCCGTTCGCGTTCCTCTTCCTCACCGCACGACTCGAGGCCATCCCCGGCGAGTTGGAGGAAGCCGCCACCGTCGACGGCGCGACCCCCTCGCAGTCGTTCTGGCACGTGGTGTTCCCGCAGCTAGTCTCGACCATCGCGATCCTGACCGTGCTGCGCTTCATCTGGACGTTCAACAACTTCGACGACGTCTACCTGCTCACCGGCGGCACGGCCGGCACCGAAGTGGTCAGCGTTCGGGTGTTCAACTTCCTCATCGGCCGCGGCGACATCGGGGCGGCATCCGCACAAGCGCTCGTGCTCGCCGCGATCCTCGCCGTGCTCGTCATCCTCTACATGCGCTTCATCGCAAGGACCCGGGAATCATGATGTCCACACTCGCAACAGCCGAGCCTCGCTCGACGAGCACCACATCGCCGCGTACCCGGACCGGAACCCGGCCGGGCTGGTCACGGGACCGCGCGGAGCGCGCGATCTTTCGCGTCGCCCGTTGGGTGGTCATCGCCCTCGTCCTGCTGGTGACAGTGTTCCCGTTCTTCTACATGCTGCTCCTGTCGGTCCGCGAGCTTTCCTCGATCGTGCGGGAGCCTGGGCGACTGTGGGCGCTGCCCAGCGAGTGGGACCTGTCGTCATACGTCGACGTGCTCAAACCCGTCACAGACGGAGGGCAAGGGTTCCTCGGGCTGATCGGCAACAGCGCGATCATCGCTGTCGGAACCGTGCTGGTCACGCTGCTGATCGCGGTCCCCGGAGCATACGCCGTGAGCCGGCTGGAGTTCTTCGGACGACGGCAGGTCAGCGTCGCGTTCCTCGCCGTCTACCTGTTCCCCACCATCCTGCTCGCCGTTCCGTTGTTCGTCTTCTTCACAAAGCTGGGCCTGCGCGGACAGCTGCCGGTGCTGGTCATCGTGTACGTGTCACAGACGATCGCGGTGGCGATCTTCATGCTGCGGAACTACTTCGAGACGATCCCGGTCAGCATCGAAGAAGCCGCCGCCCTCGACGGACTCGGCCGCATCCAGATCCTCCGGAAGATCATCCTCCCGCTCTCCCTGCCCTCGATGATGTCGACCGCATTGTTCGTGTTCATGATCGCCTGGAACGAGTTCCTCTTCGCACTGCTGTTCCTCGTGGAAGACCGCGCGGAATGGACGGTATCGCTCGGACTCGCGCAACTATCCGAAAACCTCGAGATCCCACCGACCTCCCTCATGGCCGGATCGGTCGTGCTGACCATCCCGATCATCATCATCTTCTTCGCCACCGAACGACTCCTCACCGGCGGACTGACAGCCGGCGCCGAAAAGGGTTGAACACCATGACATCTACGGTAGAAGCCCCGTCAACTCCCCTCCGCGTCCGCGACATCTTCAGCCCGCGATCGCGGCGACAGCGGTGGTTGGACGTTGAAGCCGCCTTAGCACTCGCGGAAGCAGACGCCGGCATCGTGCCCGCAGAAGCCGCAGCAGCGATCGCAGACAACGCCGACCTCTCGAAAATCGACGAGGTCGCCCTCTCCGCCAACGAACAGGCCACCGGCCATGTCATGGTGCCGCTCGTCGCCGCGCTTGCCGACCTCACCGGCCCAGAACACGGCGGGTGGGTGCACTGGGGCGCGACCACACAGAACATCCAACAATCAGGCGACACCGTCGGCATCCACCTCGCGCACCGCATCCTCACTGCGCGGCTCGCGCGAATCCTGGACATCCTCGCGACCGTATCGGAGACGCATGCGGATACGGTCATGGCCGGGCGCACGCACGGCCAGCACGCGGTTCCCATCACCTTCGGATTCAAGACCGCGGTGTGGGCGGACATCATCTCCCGTCACCTCCAGCGGTTGCGGGAAATCGAACCCCGGCTGTTCGTGTCGATGACCGGAGGCGCGGCCGGCACCTTCGCGACGTTCGGAGCGATCGGCCCGGAGATCCAGCGCGGAGTCGCTCAGCGTCTTGGGCTCTCCCCCATGGCCGTCCCCTCCCGCGCGATCGTCGACCACTTCGCCGAGTGGGTGTGCGTGCTCGGCCTTGTCGCTGCCACCGCTCAGTCCATTGCGGAAGAGGTCATCCGGCTCATGTCCGCAGAGATCGGTGAAGTCGAAGAAACACTCACCGACACGGACATCGGCAGCTCCACCATGCCGCAGAAACGCAACGCCAAGACATCCATGGCAATCGTCACAGCCGCAGCGCAAGCACGCGCCCTCGTTCCTGTTGCAGTTGAGGCGACCATCCAGGCGCACGAGGTCGACGGATCCCGCTCCGCCATGATGGACTGTGCCGTCGAGCAATCCGCCACCCTGCTCGACGAGATCCTCGAACACCTCGAACCACTCCTTATCGGACTGCACATCCACCCACAGCGGATGCGGAAGAATCTCGACCAGACACGAGGACTGATCACCGCCGAAGCCGTCATGATGCGGCTTGCCGAGAAGGTCGGGCGACAGCAGGCGCACGCCGTCGTCCATCACGCCGCTGCGCAGGCCACGACAAGTGGCAAGGAATTCCTCGAGATCCTCCGAGCCGATCCGGCAGTGACGAACAATCTGACCACCGCCGAGGTAGAGAACTTGCTCGACCCCGAACACCACGTCGGCCTCAGCGCCGACATCGCCCGAGCCACGGCCCAGCGAGCACGCGCTCTCGTCAAGGCTCTACGCTCTTCAACCGTAAGCACCCATTCCGTGTAACAGACAGCGGAATATCTGAGGGCGCGAAACCAGCACCAAGGTCCGTTGCGACGAATGGATACGGTGCCATGCGCAGCGCGACACCGTCCCCACCTACGCTCTTACGGCTTCCTTAACGCTTACGGTGAGTCGGGAACGCAACGACGAACACATTTGCACGACCAGGGCCCCTTATCGTGCACATGCCCGAATAGGGATCGCTGTTCGCGAGCTCGGCCTTACGCGTGAGTACACACGCCGTCGCCCCACGGTCATGACCGGTGAGCAGGTCGCCGTCGTAAACGAATGGATCAATACCTGTGAGCTCGCGTGGACGACGACCGGCACGAAAGAGGAGGCCGCTGCGCTCGAGTCTCGTCTCCTTCGCCGGTGGCGACCGCCGATCAACGTCGCATAGCGGATCTAGTCGAGGTCTGCGATGAGCGCCTTGAGTGACGCGCGCACCTCCAGGTCGGCCTCGCCAAGATCCCGCGGCTTGCGCGTTGCGAACGCCCGGCCTTGTTCGTCAAGCGCTGTCTGGTAGTCCGCAATCGCGTCGACGAACCGCTTCGTGACTTCGGCGTCATGTGTCATGTCGGCACCCTACTTGGGAAGGACGGCGGCCGAGGTTACAGAATCGGGTAGCGCTTGCGGCGCCGTCCACTATGTTCAACCTGTGCCCTCGCGATCCTCCGGACTAGTGCGAGGGCTGCTCCTTCTACCGCTCGCTCGGTGGCTCCTCGCGAGTCCCTCGGTGGGGTCGGGAACTGCACCGACACCGCCGCAAGTCGCGCCGCGTCGCCCCACAAGTCAGTTGATTCTGGCGTCCGTGCTCACCGTCGCGCTCGGCGTCTTGGGCTGGGGGCTCTACGTCCTTTACGACAACACACTGCCCACGATGGGGGAACCGCCTCCCACGGGGTCGATCCATCTGTACTTCGACCAGCCGAACGTCGTCGCGGAGCTCGATGTTCAGGTCACGTCGGAACTGCCGACCGGAGGCGACGACTTCACGAAGGACTCGTACGCGATCAGCGTGCTCGCCGAGGAATCGACCAAGGCAATCCACCACGCTTCTATCTCGCGCTTGGCGGCTCGGCGCTGCCGCACGATGACGGCCCGACTGCGAGTGAGACCGGCGAGCCCAGCGGCTGCTCATGGGCCGTTGTCAGCCAGGCGCCGGAATTGGCATGCGATCGCACCAAGGGATCGCCCGACTCTGCCTGGGTTGTCGACGAAAGGAAGGAAGACATCGTCGTCGTCTCGGGCTTGCTGTAACCGCTCAATGATCGCGGGCAGGGACTTACGAACGTTGAACTCAGCACGACCCCGGGATCACTCGTCAAAGCGGGGGAACAGAAGTGTTCCAGCTGCCGACCATCGGGACGACCTACATCCCTGCGACGGCAGGCGACGAGGTCGAGATCTCGATCGATGACTTCGGCACGGTGCAGGTGCCTGGGTCGCTGACGATCGTGGTGCGCTATCAGTATCTCGCGCCGACCGACCAACTCGACGCCTTGTCGGTCGAACCGATCTATCGCCAACCGCTGACGTGGGTAGAGACCTACATGTCGACGCTGACCGCCTCCGGCACAATCACGGACACGACCGAAGCCCGCAGTGCGGACCGCAGCACGTTCTTCTGGGGAGTTCTGGCTGGAGTATGGGGCGGCTTCTTCGTCTCACTGATCGCGTTCTGGTCGAGCATCATCGTCGCGTGGCGGCGCCGGCGCCGCTTCGACCGCGCCCAGCCCACGCGCCCGCCGAAGGCGACATCCCAACCGTCAGCGCGGATCTCTAGGTCGTACGTCGCCCTCTCATGAGGCGATCGATCACGCCGCGCAGGCCCCGCGGGGCTTCCTCGGTCTCACTGAGTTCGTCGTCTGAGTCATCTTCGGCCGGCAGGCGTCGCCCGATCTCTCGAAGCTGTCGATTCGTGAGCTTGAGTTCAGCCGCGACGGTCTTGACGATTCCGCGATCGTCTTCATCCGGCCCGGCGTCGAGGTGCTGGAGACGGAGTAGGTCGTCAGCTTGATGATGTCCGCGTGAAGAGGAAAGGTGTCACGGTACTGGCGGATCCGATTGCCCTTGTAACTCACGGTCACCGACACTTCCTCGGGAGTATTGAGGCCGTTGACGAGCTCGTTGGTGCCGGTGTTCTTTCCACGCCACCAGGTGTTAGTGAGCTCACTCCCGGGAGGGAGCAGCGCGATCGCAGCGTCGTAGCGCTTTGCGACCATGTCCGTGAGACCGTCCTTGCGATCTTCATCGGAGAGCGGTGGATCGAACGAGACGTGAAGGTCGCGAGCGGCCGACATTCCGTAGTTCCGGATGACCAATTCGAACGCGGTGTCGCTGTGTGCAGCCATTCGAAACAGCGCCATTACAAGTGGACGACTTCTGTCTCGGCTGTCACGAGCAGTGCTGGCGAGCGCAATCACGGCGATGACTGCCGTGATGATCGCGGCAAACGCAGAGATGAAGTCGGTATACGGCGCAAGCGCGCCAACGATCGGCGCCAGCGGCTCAAGCGGCGTAGGCGAGGGCGTCGGATTCACGCGGCCGAGCCTATCGGCGCTTCTGATGCGGATGAGGGGGTCCCGCGTAGAACCTCGCTCTGGTCTGCCACAGCCGCCGTTGCAATCACTACGACGGGCTAGGGCTTGCCAGGCTACCCCCCTCAACGGGCAATGCCCGTTGAGGGGGCGATACAGTGGCGCCGTGGCCCCCGTCCTCACCATCGGCCTCGCAGATGTCGACAGATGCGCTGACGCACTCAGCGCGGCCGCCAGAGCGATCGTGACCGGCGACGTCGTCGAGGCGCGTAAAGCCATCGGACCAATCGCCTTCGAACGATGGGAGGGGCGGCTCCGCTACGCAGCGCAGGCTGCCTCATCCTCGAAGTTGATCGAGCGCCGCCCGCGACGTCACCGACCGCATGCGCTCGCAGGTCTTCCTGCGGGATGGCATGACCTGCACGTATTGCGGCGGGCGATGCATTCCGAGGAACGTCCTCGTCGCGTTCAGCGACCTGTTCCCTGATGAGCTGTCGTACCACCCGAACTACCGGCGCGGTGAGATCCACCCGATGTACTGGGCACTCGCCCCGAGGCGGACCATACGTTCGCCCACGCTCGCGGGCGTACCGGCGACATCGCAAACCTCACCACCCTCCACACCATGTGCAACGCACGCAAGTCGGACTCGCTCGTCACTGAACTGCCCAAGGTCGACAGGCCCGAGCATGTCGTCGGATGGGACGGCCTTCTCGCGACATGCCGGAGCATCGTCGCGCTTGGCAACTCTCACGGCCAGCGACACTCGGCCGCCGGCTATCACGAGCGATGGTTGCGGCACTTCTCACAAGAACCGGCGTGGGCGTCGCAGCTGACTACAGCCTCTCGATGCGGGTTCGGCAGCTCAATCCAGCACGGTGTAGCCTGCCCGCGACCCACAACTCTCGCGCATCGCGCGTTAACGGATCCTTGGCTTCGTGCATCGCCCAAGGGGCACACATCGCATCACTCGCAATAGCTGTGGCCGTCAGCGTGCCCAGCTGGGTTGCCACCGCCCCGAGAACGGTCGCCGAAACGACTCAGATCAAGACTTCCCAGCGCTCGACCCCTGCACCATACCCGTGAGCGCGGGGATAACTGCCAAGCCAAGGCCGACACAGACGACCACTATCGTTCCGACTCTGGCCCAGACCTCGTGGGCAAGCCACGGACATATCATTGCCGTCAACGCCGTGCCTTCCCCGATCACGAGCAGCGCGCCCGCGAACCAGCCGGCGAGCCGAGCTGGACGTCGATCAGGATCGCGCTCGAATCCGATGCGAGACTCGATCACGACAGCCAGTGCGATCACAGGGATTGTCCCGACGACGGCCGACCAGAATTCGGCGTTCATGGTGCTGTGTCCGGTTCAGGTGTGCTTGTGGTTAGTCCAGGCAGCTCGTGGAGGAGCAGCACGCCGGGGCCGTTCTCGGCACCCACGTAGACGTCATGCGTGACCTCGTCCGTGGCCAGGGTCCCCCTTCGGAAGTTCGTCATCTTGCTTCGCCTCCCCTTTCCGCGGCCAACGCTTGATTGTCGAAGCGAGCCCCGAGCGACACCAGCCAGCCGGTTTGAACATGAGCTACATCGCTGTGCGCGAAGGACAGGTCGGTCGCGTCAGATTCACTGCGAGGCTCACGTACATCGCCGCGCAGCAGATTCCCCGAATCGAGAGTCTCTTCGCCATGCTTAACGGACCCGATCAACGTGCACTCGACATCCACGCCGTTCGCCGTTCTGTCAACCAGTGCCACGCGACTCTCCCGTGTGTGCCTCTGTGGCTGTCGGGCCGACATCTCCCGCGTCGAGCCCAGTCAAGCGTTCGGTCGATAGCGCTTGGAGTGCGCACATCCACGGGTCGATGCGCATGGGGCCACCGCCTCGGATTGGAGTGGGTGTCAGGGGTTGGATAGTGCAGCTCGCCACACCAGCTGTCCCGTCTCCCTGTGGGCGATGTCGTTATGTGCGCCTCCCCACCCACCGCTTTCCGTGTCGTCGATGACGGTGTTGGAGTTAATGTTGTAGACGGCTCCCGCAGCCAGGTGGGTATCGGGTGCGACCTGCGCGATCTTGACGTGGTCTGCGCTCGCACCTTGCAGGCCGAACGTGCCCACTGCTCCCCACTTGGGAACTTTGCCGCCGAGGACGAGGTGCTCGGCGCCGCCAGGGATCCACGCGGCGACGCGGACCCCGGCGGGGTAGAACTTGCCCAGTGCGTAGTCGTACTTGCTTTGGGAGGTGACGATCGGCCCGTCAACGAAGCGAGGGTCCCGCAGCTGCCGGAATCGGCCGGGCCTCCCGGTCCCGAATGCGTCGTCGGCGAACGCCCACAGCGACAGGGCCCCCTGCATCAGCACCATGGAGCGGACCGGGTGTTCAGGCGGCGTGCCGTCGCCGAGCACGG
This genomic window contains:
- a CDS encoding extracellular solute-binding protein, which produces MKLKRSAVIAAIGVTAVIMSGCTSSAEQPDDGPLTVWTLESQPDRVATLENLAAEFAESAGTEVEVVAVDEAQYNQLLVSGAAAGELPDVIGGVDLVGVGALAANELVDAEAAQQVVDALGADTFEERSLERASIDGAVSAVPSDSWTSVLIYRQDLFDAAGLDAPTTYDDVLAAAEALDGQDGRAGFVGFTDNHEALEHFALANDCQVVDDDAEVTLDSEQCVDSFALYNELITEYSVDGEQDPNSVRATYLAGGAAMAVFSSFILDELAGLRADLTPSCPECAADPAFLAKNTGVVTTITGPDGTEGQYGKQTNWAIPVDASPAAVDFVEYMMSDGYEAWLAMAPEGKVPNRLGTADEPREYVDAWRAMASGVETKAPLSDFYPAEVIDAIASSPTQISEWGIEQGQAPLMGAILGEQPIVQAMSDMFAGSLTPEQAATQAADAIRSIQDSLR
- a CDS encoding sugar ABC transporter permease, translated to MTTSTPTVGRAPARPTRPRRGPLARAEARAGSRLVLPSVVIVFALVVVPILWTVMLAFQDLRLIDLRRAGLFGDYTLDNFVTVFTSPGFWQALGTTLVYAVVGTTGAIFFGLITAMALRKPFRGRTFVRAAVLLPFVAPIVAVTFVWKTMLNPQYGVVNVWGAALGWEDPIGFLTQRSLTTSFFGIPVDLPIALITVIVFEMWRTFPFAFLFLTARLEAIPGELEEAATVDGATPSQSFWHVVFPQLVSTIAILTVLRFIWTFNNFDDVYLLTGGTAGTEVVSVRVFNFLIGRGDIGAASAQALVLAAILAVLVILYMRFIARTRES
- a CDS encoding carbohydrate ABC transporter permease encodes the protein MVIALVLLVTVFPFFYMLLLSVRELSSIVREPGRLWALPSEWDLSSYVDVLKPVTDGGQGFLGLIGNSAIIAVGTVLVTLLIAVPGAYAVSRLEFFGRRQVSVAFLAVYLFPTILLAVPLFVFFTKLGLRGQLPVLVIVYVSQTIAVAIFMLRNYFETIPVSIEEAAALDGLGRIQILRKIILPLSLPSMMSTALFVFMIAWNEFLFALLFLVEDRAEWTVSLGLAQLSENLEIPPTSLMAGSVVLTIPIIIIFFATERLLTGGLTAGAEKG
- a CDS encoding lyase family protein translates to MTSTVEAPSTPLRVRDIFSPRSRRQRWLDVEAALALAEADAGIVPAEAAAAIADNADLSKIDEVALSANEQATGHVMVPLVAALADLTGPEHGGWVHWGATTQNIQQSGDTVGIHLAHRILTARLARILDILATVSETHADTVMAGRTHGQHAVPITFGFKTAVWADIISRHLQRLREIEPRLFVSMTGGAAGTFATFGAIGPEIQRGVAQRLGLSPMAVPSRAIVDHFAEWVCVLGLVAATAQSIAEEVIRLMSAEIGEVEETLTDTDIGSSTMPQKRNAKTSMAIVTAAAQARALVPVAVEATIQAHEVDGSRSAMMDCAVEQSATLLDEILEHLEPLLIGLHIHPQRMRKNLDQTRGLITAEAVMMRLAEKVGRQQAHAVVHHAAAQATTSGKEFLEILRADPAVTNNLTTAEVENLLDPEHHVGLSADIARATAQRARALVKALRSSTVSTHSV